One Setaria italica strain Yugu1 chromosome II, Setaria_italica_v2.0, whole genome shotgun sequence DNA segment encodes these proteins:
- the LOC101785984 gene encoding antifungal protein ginkbilobin-2, with translation MASSSTQAPPLLLPSITLSLLLLLLLLVASPRGAAAAPNTEALSVLCNGATYGAGDPFAASLAYVLSELVSETPAAHGGFYDISPYPAAFAYGHAACRPSTAAADCAACLRSAVSQMGATCGRSVGARAVLVDCSVRYEQYPFVD, from the coding sequence ATGGCATCCTCCTCGACCCAGGCaccaccgctcctcctcccaTCCATCACGCTgtccctcctcctgctgctgctgctgctcgtcgcttccccgcgcggcgccgcggcggcgcccaacACGGAGGCGCTGTCGGTGCTGTGCAACGGCGCGACGTACGGCGCCGGGGACCCCTTCGCGGCGAGCCTGGCGTACGTGCTATCGGAGCTGGTGTCCGAGACGCCGGCGGCCCACGGCGGCTTCTACGACATCTCCCCGTACCCGGCAGCCTTCGCGTACGGGCACGCCGCGTGCCGCCcgtcgacggccgcggcggactGCGCGGCGTGCCTCCGCTCCGCCGTGAGCCAGATGGGCGCCACCTGCGGGCGCAGCGTCGGCGCCAGGGCCGTGCTCGTCGACTGCAGCGTGCGCTACGAGCAGTACCCGTTCGTGGATTAG